In Raphanus sativus cultivar WK10039 chromosome 5, ASM80110v3, whole genome shotgun sequence, the following proteins share a genomic window:
- the LOC108862895 gene encoding transcription termination factor MTEF18, mitochondrial, which translates to MFILRFKSSLISRNLTTTAAKRRRVPSIYKSLAIGEAEKAVTDYLHTTRSLSYSHAEHIATNASSSIRSLILKLDFSVATFSKSIRRHLRYHPINEFEFFFESIGIDLREVGEYLPEKKFFFSEDPRVLEAACALSGFGFPWNRLGRLYREERSVFLRSGDEIGSMLVRLSGVGFSTVAVAGICLAFPSVLCGGGAEVGCLFVKLKRLFEEFGAEEDVVVDENVESWYVFGRKVRVFYDLGFESEEMWELMGRNRLLFVEFSEEDLMRKTEFFCRFGVGKEEAALLILRNPEVMSFDVEEAVISVKGMLKHFGLSQDEVDALSLKHPYVFGRNRMKNLPHVVRALGLHERIFDRLKIGTYRLLSSYSLLDPEEDIDREYQQGLEEIQHLRCKTHSFQKLDFLHQIGFGENGLTMKILQHVHGTAVEIQERFQILLDNGIDFSKACMLIRSSPKSLNQKPHSIQEKIRFLCDEMGDSLEYLEVYPAYLCFDLENRISPRFRFHKWLVERGLSEKNYSIASIVATSEKAFVARLYGIHPAIPKHYFERFSYRKDRSTVS; encoded by the coding sequence ATGTTCATACTCAGATTCAAATCCTCACTGATCTCACGCAATCTCACCACAACGGCGGCGAAACGCAGAAGAGTCCCGTCGATATACAAATCCCTAGCCATCGGAGAAGCCGAGAAAGCCGTCACCGACTACCTCCACACAACTCGGTCTCTCTCCTACTCCCACGCCGAGCACATCGCCACGAACGCCTCCTCCTCGATCCGCAGCCTCATCCTGAAGCTCGACTTCTCCGTCGCCACCTTCTCCAAGTCCATCCGGAGGCACCTCAGGTACCACCCCATCAACGAGTTCGAGTTCTTCTTCGAGAGCATCGGCATTGATCTCCGCGAGGTCGGCGAGTATCTGCCCGAGAAGAAGTTCTTCTTCTCCGAGGATCCGCGCGTTTTGGAGGCGGCTTGTGCGTTGTCTGGGTTTGGGTTTCCTTGGAATAGGCTTGGGAGGTTGTATAGAGAGGAAAGGTCTGTTTTTTTGCGGAGTGGGGATGAGATTGGTTCGATGCTGGTTAGGTTGAGTGGTGTTGGGTTTAGTACGGTGGCTGTGGCTGGGATTTGTTTAGCGTTTCCGAGTGTTCTGTGTGGTGGTGGTGCGGAGGTTGGTTGTTTGTTTGTGAAGCTGAAGAGACTGTTTGAAGAGTTTGGTGCGGAGGAggatgttgttgttgatgaGAATGTGGAGTCTTGGTACGTGTTTGGTAGGAAAGTTAGGGTGTTTTACGATTTGGGGTTTGAGAGTGAGGAGATGTGGGAGTTGATGGGTAGAAACAGATTACTTTTTGTGGAATTCTCGGAAGAAGATCTGATGAGAAAGACTGAGTTTTTTTGTAGATTTGGTGTCGGGAAAGAGGAGGCTGCTCTTTTGATTCTACGGAATCCGGAGGTTATGAGTTTTGATGTTGAGGAGGCTGTGATCTCAGTTAAGGGAATGCTTAAGCATTTTGGGTTGAGTCAGGATGAAGTGGATGCTCTTTCTCTGAAACACCCTTACGTTTTTGGTAGAAACAGAATGAAGAATCTTCCTCATGTGGTTAGAGCGTTAGGTTTACATGAAAGGATCTTCGATAGGTTGAAAATTGGGACTTATCGTTTACTCAGTAGCTATTCGTTGTTGGATCCCGAAGAAGATATAGACAGAGAATATCAGCAAGGCCTTGAGGAGATTCAACACTTAAGGTGCAAAACACACAGTTTTCAAAAACTTGATTTCCTTCATCAAATAGGTTTTGGCGAAAACGGTTTGACCATGAAGATACTACAACACGTCCATGGCACCGCAGTGGAAATACAGGAAAGATTCCAAATCCTACTAGACAACGGCATCGATTTCTCGAAGGCGTGCATGTTGATAAGATCATCACCGAAGAGCTTGAACCAGAAACCGCATAGCATACAAGAGAAGATAAGGTTCCTTTGTGACGAAATGGGAGATTCTTTGGAGTATCTCGAGGTTTATCCAGCGTATCTCTGTTTCGACCTGGAGAACAGAATCAGTCCAAGGTTCAGGTTCCATAAATGGCTCGTGGAGAGAGGGTTAAGCGAGAAAAACTATTCGATCGCAAGCATTGTAGCAACCAGCGAAAAGGCTTTCGTAGCTCGTTTATATGGGATTCATCCAGCAATTCCTAAACACTATTTCGAACGTTTCTCTTACAGAAAAGACAGATCAACTGTTTCCTAA
- the LOC108859443 gene encoding probable U3 small nucleolar RNA-associated protein 11, which yields MSSLRNAVPRPAHKERSQPQARKRFGLLEKHKDYVIRAKAYHQKEDIKKKLKQKAAFKNPDEFYFKMINSKTVDGVHRPKEEINKYSAEELMIMKTQDIGYVFQKWQSEKNKIEKLTASLQCTEEQPSRRHVYFAEDREEARELELQAKSKTDISAVQIPKDIKKKMERSYRDLEARKSRAKDLEKLYMDMSMQKELQKKGRKRKLREDEILNPNGKPVYKWKADRKR from the exons ATGTCGTCGCTACGTAATGCTGTCCCAAGGCCTGCTCATAAGGAGCGATCTCAACC GCAAGCGAGGAAGAGGTTTGGTCTCCTCGAGAAGCATAAGGACTATGTCATCCGAGCTAAAGCTTACCACCAAAAGGAAGATATCAAAAAg AAACTTAAGCAGAAGGCAGCTTTCAAAAATCCAGATGAATTCTATTTTAAGATGATTAATAGTAAAACAGTTGATGGAGTTCATAGACCAAAG gAAGAGATAAACAAGTACAGTGCAGAAGAGCTTATGATAATGAAGACTCAAGACATAGGATACGTGTTCCAGAAATGGCAGAGTGAGAAAAAC AAAATTGAGAAGCTTACTGCATCACTACAATGTACCGAGGAGCAGCCTAGCCGTAGACATGTGTACTTTGCAGAAGACAG AGAGGAGGCTAGAGAGCTAGAGTTACAAGCAAAAAGCAAAACTGATATCTCCGCGGTGCAGATTCCTAAAGATATTAAAAA GAAAATGGAAAGATCATACAGAGATCTTGAGGCAAGGAAGAGCAGGGCAAAAGATTTGGAGAAGTTATATATGGATATGTCAATGCAGAAGGAATTACAG AAAAAGGGTCGCAAACGTAAGCTACGTGAAGACGAGATACTCAACCCAAATGGTAAACCAGTATACAAATGGAAGGCAGATCGAAAACGCTGA
- the LOC108863299 gene encoding uncharacterized protein LOC108863299 codes for MDRCYQHVFVMRHGHRLDNFDPLWAKTAIRPWDPPLFEDGVVRAFITGQRIGTQTGSPIHRVFVSPFLRCIQTASEVVAALSSLYPNAMSSIDKPNLVKVAIEYGLCEMMNPTAIWPQVSPQDGKFDFNISDLEAMFPEGMVDHNVDPIYKEMPKWGESVKGCRERYIKVVKALADKYPTENLLLITHGEGLDTTFSKFFKDATVHEVDYCAYVELRREVSSKDGDVVETGEYEVVLSHGPTGIKFSHGPVVIPTPI; via the exons atggatAGGTGCTACCAACACGTCTTTGTGATGCGTCACGGACATAGACTCGACAACTTCGACCCACTTTGGGCAAAAACAGCTATTAGACCTTGGGATCCTCCTCTCTTCGAGGACGGCGTGGTTCGGGCGTTTATAACCGGTCAAAGGATCGGAACTCAGACCGGGTCTCCTATTCACCGCGTCTTCGTCTCTCCTTTCCTCAGATGTATTCAGACAGCTTCCGAGGTCGTGGCAGCTCTCTCCTCCCTCTACCCCAACGCCATGTCTTCCATTGACAAACCTAACCTAGTCAAG GTTGCTATTGAATACGGCTTGTGTGAGATGATGAACCCGACGGCTATATGGCCTCAGGTTTCTCCTCAAGATGGAAAATTTGACTTCAATATTTCGGATCTTGAAGCTATGTTTCCCGAAGGAATGGTGGATCATAATGTGGATCCTATTTATAAAGAG ATGCCAAAATGGGGGGAGTCGGTAAAAGGTTGCAGAGAACGGTATATTAAAGTTGTAAAGGCTCTTGCAGACAAGTATCCTACAGAGAATTTGCTCTTAATCACACACG GGGAAGGATTGGACACAACATTCTCCAAATTCTTTAAAGATGCAACCGTTCACGAAGTAGACTATTGTGCTTATGTTGAATTGAGAAGAGAGGTCTCAAGTAAAGATGGGGACGTTGTTGAAACTGGGGAGTATGAAGTGGTTTTGAGTCATGGCCCAACTGGAATCAAGTTTAGTCATGGTCCTGTCGTAATCCCAACACCGATTTAG
- the LOC108860582 gene encoding homeobox-leucine zipper protein HAT3 produces MGERDDGLGLSLSLSLGLNQKESSPRTNPVPMASYSSSSHMHMQNHYNHPQKIQNSWIQMFQSSERNSDVGSFLRGLDVNRVPSRVVVDVEDDAGVSSPNSTVSSVMSGKRNERELVAAGGAGGGRTVEDNEAERGSSSLGGGSDDEDGGGNGDDGSRKKLRLSKEQALVLEETFKEHSTLNPKQKMALAKQLNLRTRQVEVWFQNRRARTKLKQTEVDCEYLKRCCENLTEENRRLQKEVSELRALKLSPQLYMHMKPPTTLTMCPSCERVAVTSSSSSSVAPAPVMSSSSPMGPMSPWAAIPLRQRPAAGSR; encoded by the exons ATGGGTGAGAGGGATGATGGATTGGGGCTAAGCTTGAGCTTGAGTTTAGGTCTAAATCAAAAGGAGTCTTCTCCGAGGACGAATCCAGTGCCTATGGCTTCTTATTCATCTTCATCACACATGCATATGCAGAACCATTATAACCATCCTCAAAAGATTCAGAACAGTTGGATTCAAATGTTTCAATCTTCAG AGAGGAACTCGGACGTGGGATCGTTCCTACGGGGGCTCGACGTGAACAGAGTTCCATCGAGGGTGGTGGTTGACGTTGAGGACGACGCTGGAGTTTCGTCTCCCAATAGCACCGTCTCAAGCGTGATGAGCGGGAAGAGAAACGAAAGAGAGCTAGTGGCTGCGGGGGGAGCTGGAGGAGGAAGAACGGTGGAGGATAACGAGGCGGAGAGAGGTTCTAGCTCCCTCGGCGGTGGCAGCGACGATGAAGATGGTGGCGGGAACGGAGACGACGGCTCGAGGAAGAAACTGCGGTTGTCTAAAGAACAAGCTTTGGTTCTCGAGGAGACTTTTAAAGAACATAGCACTCTCAATCCG AAGCAAAAGATGGCTCTGGCTAAGCAGTTGAATCTAAGGACTAGGCAAGTGGAAGTGTGGTTCCAAAACCGAAGGGCAAG GACGAAGCTTAAGCAAACGGAAGTTGATTGTGAGTATCTAAAAAGATGTTGCGAGAATCTAACGGAGGAGAATCGAAGATTGCAAAAGGAAGTGAGTGAGCTTAGGGCTTTAAAGCTGTCACCACAATTGTACATGCACATGAAACCTCCCACTACTCTCACCATGTGTCCTTCCTGTGAGCGAGTCGCTGTTACTTCATCCTCATCGTCGTCGGTGGCTCCTGCTCCTGTGATGTCTTCATCGTCTCCAATGGGACCAATGAGCCCGTGGGCTGCTATTCCTCTCCGGCAACGTCCTGCTGCTGGTTCTCGTTGA
- the LOC108863297 gene encoding uncharacterized protein LOC108863297 gives MDSYQHVFVMRHGDRLDNFDRHWAATAARPWDTPLYKDGMVRAFQTGQRIRSQTGFPIHRVFVSPFFRCVQTASEVVAALTAPGDLPSVDTSKLIKVAIEYGLCEMMNSFAIWPEVSPKDGIFDFNISDLEAMFPEGMLVHNVDPIYKEMPKWKETVEGCRERYVKVVKALADKYPTENLLLVTHGEGLETTFSTFCKDTTINEVDYCAYVQLRRQVSSKKDGDVVKTGEEYEVVSQSGIRFSRDVSRTTDSYQHVFVMNHGDRLDNLDPHWAETAARPWDPPLFLNSKVRAFKTGQRIRSQTGFPIHRVFVSPFLRCIQTASQVVAALCLSAPRDVTSIDKSKLVKVAIEYGLCEMMNSVAIWPEVSPKDGNFDFNISDLEAMFPEGMVDHNVDPIYKEMPKWEESVEDCRERYVKVVKTLADKYPTENLLLITHGEGLVTTFSTFYKDTTVHEVDYCAYVELKREVLSKDEDVKIGEYEVSQTGIRFSHDPVISITPV, from the exons ATGGATAGCTACCAGCACGTCTTTGTGATGCGTCATGGAGACAGACTCGACAACTTCGACCGACACTGGGCAGCAACAGCTGCCAGACCTTGGGATACTCCTCTCTATAAAGACGGCATGGTTCGAGCGTTTCAAACCGGTCAGAGAATCCGATCTCAGACCGGGTTTCCTATTCACCGCGTCTTCGTCTCACCTTTCTTCCGTTGTGTCCAGACAGCTTCCGAGGTGGTGGCAGCTCTCACCGCCCCCGGAGACCTCCCTTCCGTCGATACATCAAAGCTAATCAAG GTTGCTATTGAATACGGCTTGTGTGAGATGATGAACTCGTTTGCTATATGGCCTGAGGTTTCTCCTAAAGATGGAATATTTGACTTCAATATTTCGGATCTTGAAGCTATGTTTCCTGAGGGAATGTTGGTTCATAATGTGGATCCCATTTATAAAGAG ATGCCAAAATGGAAGGAGACTGTGGAAGGTTGCAGAGAAAGATATGTTAAAGTTGTAAAGGCTCTTGCCGATAAGTATCCTACAGAGAACTTGCTCTTAGTCACCCACG GGGAAGGATTGGAAACAACATTCTCCACCTTTTGTAAAGATACAACCATCAACGAAGTAGACTACTGTGCTTATGTTCAATTGAGAAGACAGGTCTCAAGTAAAAAAGATGGGGATGTCGTTAAAACTGGGGAGGAGTATGAGGTGGTTAGTCAAAGTGGAATCAGGTTTAGTCGTGACGTAAGCCGAACAACGGATAGTTACCAACACGTCTTTGTGATGAATCACGGAGACAGACTCGACAACTTAGACCCACATTGGGCAGAAACAGCTGCAAGACCTTGGGATCCTCCTCTCTTTCTAAACAGCAAAGTTCGAGCGTTTAAAACCGGTCAAAGGATCCGATCTCAGACCGGGTTTCCCATTCACCGCGTCTTCGTTTCTCCTTTCCTCAGATGTATTCAGACAGCTTCCCAGGTCGTGGCAGCTCTCTGCCTCTCCGCCCCCAGAGACGTGACTTCCATTGATAAATCAAAGCTAGTCAAG GTTGCTATCGAATACGGCTTGTGTGAGATGATGAACTCGGTGGCTATATGGCCTGAAGTGTCTCCTAAAGATGGAAACTTCGACTTCAATATTTCGGATCTTGAAGCTATGTTTCCTGAAGGAATGGTGGATCATAATGTGGATCCCATTTACAAAGAG ATGCCAAAATGGGAAGAGTCCGTGGAAGATTGCAGAGAAAGATATGTTAAAGTTGTAAAGACTCTTGCCGATAAGTATCCTACAGAGAACTTGCTCTTAATCACCCACG GGGAAGGATTGGTAACAACATTCTCGACCTTCTATAAAGATACAACCGTCCACGAAGTAGACTATTGTGCTTATGTTGAATTGAAAAGAGAAGTCTTAAGTAAAGATGAGGATGTTAAAATTGGGGAGTATGAGGTTAGTCAAACTGGAATCAGGTTTAGTCATGATCCTGTCATAAGCATAACACCGGTTTAG
- the LOC108862896 gene encoding uncharacterized protein LOC108862896: protein MFRQSIAFTPPVHGSDPPPPPPAQQQSQQQQPSVVNVSESSRRQQIAAASSSPVKSHPLHNFPLSDLRWAMNHANTHRLRKPSGRSPLREATNHGKGSLVTEEVNEASGSSSFELRPEKQKKKKDVVSDYSAADRSGTKSTAADGRSKIFIRIRTKNNEETADTSAATATGVSAATVVADVHETDDSAEPGIDADVSIGERISDGGGGGGQEGDEFGPKTWNLRPRKPPTKKRSIGGNSGGTLLTENKAQGTVRTEAIRSRNGVDAKIATATERKEKKPRLSISLSKMEIDEDIYSLTGSKPSRRPKKRAKNVQKQLDVLFPGLWMGNVSSDAYKVSEHA from the exons ATGTTCCGTCAATCCATAGCGTTTACTCCGCCGGTCCATGGCTCTgatccgccgccgccgccgccggcACAGCAGCAAtctcagcagcagcagccgtCGGTTGTGAACGTGAGCGAGAGCTCTAGAAGGCAACAGATTGCAGCAGCTTCTTCATCGCCGGTGAAATCTCATCCGCTACACAACTTCCCGCTTTCTGATCTCAGGTGGGCTATGAATCACGCCAATACACATCGGCTGCGGAAACCATCCGGCAGATCTCCGCTCCGCGAAGCTACTAATCATGGCAAAGGGAGTCTGGTGACTGAGGAGGTTAACGAAGCATCTGGCTCTTCATCTTTTGAATTGAGACcggagaagcagaagaagaagaaggatgttGTCAGTGACTACTCCGCCGCAGATCGATCCGGGACGAAGTCAACGGCGGCGGACGGTAGATCGAAGATCTTTATCCGGATCCGCACGAAGAACAACGAAGAAACAGCTGATACCTCCGCCGCCACCGCCACCGGAGTCTCCGCCGCCACCGTCGTCGCTGATGTTCACGAGACTGATGATTCAGCTGAGCCGGGGATTGATGCTGATGTATCTATCGGTGAACGGATCTccgatggtggtggtggtggtggtcagGAAGGAGACGAGTTTGGTCCGAAGACTTGGAATCTGAGACCGAGGAAACCGCCGACGAAGAAGCGTTCAATCGGAGGAAACAGTGGTGGAACGTTATTGACGGAGAACAAAGCTCAGGGAACGGTTAGAACGGAGGCTATTCGATCCAGGAACGGCGTGGATGCCAAGATTGCGACGGCGACggagaggaaggagaagaaaccGAGGTTATCGATCTCGCTATCAAAGATGGAGATAGATGAGGATATCTACTCGTTGACCGGATCAAAACCTAGCAGAAGACCAAAGAAGAGAGCCAAAAACGTGCAGAAGCAGCTCGAT gTTCTGTTTCCAGGTTTGTGGATGGGTAACGTTTCTTCAGACGCTTACAAGGTCTCAGAACATGCTTAA